In Stenotrophomonas sp. 610A2, one DNA window encodes the following:
- a CDS encoding OprO/OprP family phosphate-selective porin: MASSTLRASISGLLMLAATPAALANDDITATASGRLYYEFARFDNDNRGPDERRGDDLRAAWLGVAGKVHGIGYKLEADFAGHRPVARDVYLTHKIGSALLTVGQFKQFYTLDDRSSSNHTPTIERSYLVQSLGTAYRLGIGAQGNHDGIFWSGSVFSLESIDAWQAKGHVIGGRIGHAPWSQPGRVLHFGVSGAREHHSHPGADDALPTRAQVRATGHLGRHGRLPLVDFRNGRAVTVNRYSFETAGVSGPWSWQAEYGGARYDDGEQRGEVQAAYLQGSWLLTGETRPYDAKGGRFVQLDPERDSGAWELVARYDRINGRQWPAQQRDVTAEAWTVGVNWYASSKLRLMLDWTDSRRRDELRGLALDHTGVLAGRAQLHF, translated from the coding sequence ATGGCCAGTTCTACCCTGCGCGCTTCAATCTCCGGCCTGCTGATGCTGGCCGCCACGCCCGCCGCGCTCGCCAACGACGACATCACCGCCACTGCCAGCGGCCGCCTGTATTACGAGTTCGCCCGTTTCGACAACGACAACCGCGGACCGGACGAGCGCCGCGGCGACGATCTGCGTGCGGCGTGGCTGGGAGTGGCAGGCAAGGTCCATGGCATTGGCTACAAGCTCGAGGCTGACTTCGCCGGCCATCGCCCCGTCGCGCGTGATGTCTATCTCACCCACAAGATCGGCAGCGCCCTGCTGACGGTTGGACAGTTCAAGCAGTTCTATACGCTGGACGACCGCAGCAGCTCCAACCACACGCCCACCATCGAGCGCAGCTACCTGGTTCAGTCACTGGGCACTGCCTACCGGCTGGGCATCGGCGCGCAAGGCAACCACGACGGCATTTTCTGGAGTGGCAGCGTCTTCAGCCTGGAAAGCATCGACGCGTGGCAGGCCAAGGGCCACGTCATCGGCGGTCGCATTGGCCATGCGCCATGGAGCCAGCCCGGCCGGGTACTGCATTTTGGTGTCTCCGGTGCCCGCGAGCATCACAGTCATCCCGGTGCCGACGACGCCCTGCCAACGCGCGCGCAGGTCCGCGCAACCGGCCATCTTGGCAGGCACGGACGCCTGCCCTTGGTGGACTTCCGCAATGGTCGGGCAGTTACGGTCAACCGCTACAGCTTCGAGACCGCTGGTGTCTCCGGGCCATGGTCGTGGCAGGCCGAGTACGGCGGTGCCCGCTACGACGACGGCGAGCAACGTGGCGAAGTGCAGGCCGCCTACCTGCAGGGCAGCTGGCTGCTTACGGGAGAAACCCGCCCCTACGACGCCAAGGGTGGCCGCTTTGTCCAGTTGGACCCCGAACGTGACTCCGGTGCCTGGGAACTGGTCGCGCGCTACGACCGCATCAATGGTCGCCAGTGGCCGGCGCAGCAGCGGGACGTCACCGCTGAAGCGTGGACCGTGGGAGTGAACTGGTACGCCTCAAGCAAGCTCCGGCTGATGCTGGACTGGACCGACAGCCGGCGTCGTGATGAACTGCGCGGGCTGGCGCTGGACCATACCGGGGTGCTCGCAGGTCGCGCCCAGCTTCACTTCTAG
- a CDS encoding amino acid deaminase yields the protein MQENYFHSEAVLVGKGLPSGGPWTPASIAAAAPSILEEQLSLPAAVLSAPALQHNLQWMRQFAQAYGCQLAPHGKTTMSPALFRMQLDAGAWGITLATAPQTVAAHAEGVQRVLLANQLVGKGNFELIASLQQRDPGFWFACVVDSAANVAALGSYFSARGQQIKVLLEIGLAGGRTGVRDDAQAQAVLDEIARWPDAVALVGVEVYEGVASDEAGVRGMLQRSLAQWQAIRANGGFRQLPAILSGAGSAWFDVVAEEFSVLANDADAQIVLRPGCYLSHDVGIYRQAAERIHASNPIAREMGSSLQPALRLWAYVQSRPEPGKAIIGLGKRDAAFDAGFPVPALHYRPGDAAPSNAAAHWKVTAMMDQHAFLELQADDDLQVGDMLCFDISHPCLTFDKWRHLLVVDDAHRVVGAVSTQF from the coding sequence GTGCAGGAAAATTACTTTCATTCCGAAGCAGTTCTAGTCGGCAAGGGCCTCCCGAGTGGCGGCCCGTGGACGCCCGCGTCGATTGCGGCAGCCGCGCCGTCCATTCTCGAAGAGCAGCTGAGCCTGCCTGCTGCCGTGCTCAGCGCCCCGGCGCTGCAGCACAACCTGCAATGGATGCGGCAGTTCGCGCAGGCCTATGGCTGCCAGTTGGCGCCGCATGGCAAGACCACCATGAGCCCGGCACTGTTCCGCATGCAGCTCGATGCCGGTGCCTGGGGCATCACCCTGGCCACCGCGCCGCAAACCGTCGCTGCCCATGCCGAAGGCGTGCAGCGCGTGCTGCTTGCCAACCAGCTGGTCGGCAAGGGCAATTTCGAGCTGATCGCCTCCCTGCAGCAACGCGACCCGGGCTTCTGGTTCGCCTGCGTGGTGGATTCGGCCGCCAATGTGGCCGCACTGGGCAGCTATTTCAGCGCGCGCGGGCAACAGATAAAGGTATTGCTGGAGATTGGCCTGGCCGGCGGCCGTACCGGCGTGCGCGATGACGCGCAGGCGCAGGCCGTGTTGGACGAGATCGCACGGTGGCCGGATGCGGTCGCGCTGGTCGGCGTGGAAGTCTATGAAGGTGTCGCCAGCGATGAGGCCGGCGTGCGCGGCATGCTGCAACGCAGCCTTGCGCAGTGGCAGGCGATCCGTGCCAACGGCGGCTTCCGTCAGTTGCCGGCCATCCTCAGCGGCGCCGGCTCGGCCTGGTTCGATGTGGTCGCCGAAGAATTCTCCGTGCTTGCCAACGATGCCGATGCGCAGATCGTGCTGCGTCCGGGCTGCTATCTCAGCCACGACGTCGGCATCTACCGGCAAGCCGCCGAGCGCATCCATGCCAGCAATCCGATCGCCCGCGAGATGGGCAGCAGCCTGCAACCGGCGCTGCGGCTATGGGCTTACGTGCAATCACGGCCGGAACCGGGCAAGGCCATCATCGGCCTGGGCAAACGCGACGCCGCCTTCGATGCCGGCTTCCCCGTGCCTGCGCTGCACTATCGCCCAGGCGACGCCGCACCAAGCAACGCCGCCGCGCACTGGAAGGTCACCGCGATGATGGACCAGCACGCCTTCCTCGAATTGCAGGCCGACGATGACCTGCAGGTAGGCGACATGCTCTGCTTCGATATTTCCCATCCCTGCCTGACCTTCGACAAATGGCGCCACCTGCTGGTGGTCGATGACGCGCACCGCGTTGTCGGCGCTGTTTCCACGCAGTTCTAA